In Alistipes ihumii AP11, a genomic segment contains:
- a CDS encoding HAD family hydrolase, with product MKKFRTIVFDLGGVLIDYSLERSIEAFRRIGYGQIETLIDPYRQSGVLLQLEKGEVGPEALYDEISRSVGRPVDPKAIDAALCGFLLDIPDYKLDMLLDLRRRGFRLFMLSNTNTIMMTYMKNGVFRKQGLTIDAYFDRLFLSYEMGLVKPGAEIFRRMIESSGIVPSQTLFIDDSQANVDTGKACGFDTYLAARNEDFRPLFDRIEPLV from the coding sequence ATGAAAAAGTTCCGGACCATCGTGTTCGATCTGGGCGGCGTGCTGATCGACTATAGTCTCGAGCGTTCGATCGAGGCTTTCCGCAGGATAGGATACGGACAGATCGAAACGCTGATCGATCCCTACCGGCAGTCGGGCGTGCTGTTGCAGCTCGAAAAGGGCGAGGTCGGCCCCGAGGCGCTCTACGACGAGATTTCGCGTTCGGTAGGCCGTCCGGTCGATCCGAAGGCGATCGACGCGGCCTTGTGCGGCTTCCTGCTCGACATACCCGACTACAAACTCGACATGTTGCTCGATTTGCGTCGCCGGGGATTCCGCCTCTTTATGCTCAGCAATACCAATACCATTATGATGACCTATATGAAAAACGGGGTATTCCGCAAGCAGGGACTGACGATCGACGCCTATTTCGACCGGCTGTTCCTGTCGTACGAGATGGGATTGGTCAAGCCCGGGGCGGAGATTTTCCGTCGGATGATCGAGTCGTCGGGCATCGTTCCCTCCCAGACGCTTTTCATCGACGATTCGCAGGCTAACGTCGATACGGGGAAGGCTTGCGGATTCGATACTTATCTGGCGGCCCGGAACGAGGATTTCCGGCCGTTGTTCGACCGCATCGAACCGCTGGTTTGA
- a CDS encoding Arm DNA-binding domain-containing protein, whose protein sequence is MKASTEVVCYKYKPLKDGTLPLMLRVTKDRKRKYVSLGLSLPEKFWDFEKGKPKRNCPNKERIERLIAAKTAEYNDLIVEMTAQQREYTADTLVSHFRSQTQCGSVVELYDKLITDMKREKQLGKAEVYKYSRASLLLDLHAIC, encoded by the coding sequence ATGAAAGCAAGCACCGAGGTTGTTTGTTACAAGTACAAACCATTAAAAGACGGCACACTTCCTTTAATGCTCCGAGTTACGAAAGACCGCAAACGCAAATACGTTTCGCTCGGCCTTTCCCTGCCCGAAAAGTTTTGGGATTTCGAAAAAGGCAAGCCCAAACGCAACTGCCCCAACAAGGAACGAATCGAACGGCTGATAGCCGCAAAAACGGCGGAATACAACGACCTTATTGTCGAAATGACCGCCCAGCAACGCGAGTACACCGCCGATACGTTAGTGTCGCACTTTCGGTCGCAGACACAATGCGGGAGCGTCGTTGAATTATACGACAAGCTGATTACCGACATGAAGCGGGAAAAGCAACTCGGCAAAGCAGAGGTTTACAAATACTCCCGCGCATCGCTACTGTTGGATCTGCATGCAATTTGCTGA
- a CDS encoding cellulase family glycosylhydrolase, which translates to MTKRMLYRSVLAIAAMAGPCLAAASASRANETVQTYWNDSGARKGLYVERAKDDPNREPTIFLAGHKYRDIGMNCYDLFNCALKFTDDGLRIDLSDSFATLELLKKEGIGLIRFNCGIYYSAELGASYMTDRDAYIDALRQIAARAQELEIGLIPCLMWHYAAVPEYFGEPLRSWGRPGSKTVEFLKAYTTDIVTSLREYKSIFAWEFGNEFNLHADLPQYAQRHTQADPPDWRDVFGTEDPDWRIRGKDILYAYRTFTRIVRRLDPDRRMLLSGNAILRETQYNQYTRDRMTIDDTKQYRKISRILNPGPIETVSEHVYQHGRQFADLGKVSLDEQIAIAVETARSLGKVYVMGEFGAIRGSREEYVPFFEAFLKAGVQLSLFWNFSLRGNIEQSCTPTERGPYIFELIREYKQKDAALHGE; encoded by the coding sequence ATGACCAAACGAATGCTTTACCGATCCGTACTGGCCATAGCGGCCATGGCGGGTCCCTGTCTCGCGGCGGCTTCCGCCTCGCGAGCGAACGAAACCGTACAAACCTATTGGAACGATTCCGGGGCGCGCAAGGGCCTCTATGTCGAGCGGGCGAAAGACGACCCGAACCGCGAGCCGACCATTTTCCTTGCCGGGCACAAGTACCGCGACATCGGCATGAACTGCTACGACCTGTTCAACTGCGCGCTCAAATTCACAGATGACGGACTGCGGATCGACCTGTCGGACTCTTTCGCAACGCTCGAGTTGCTCAAGAAAGAAGGGATCGGCCTCATCCGCTTCAACTGCGGCATCTATTACAGCGCCGAGCTCGGAGCCTCGTACATGACCGACCGGGACGCCTATATCGATGCGTTGCGTCAGATCGCGGCCCGCGCGCAGGAACTGGAAATCGGACTGATCCCCTGCCTGATGTGGCATTATGCCGCCGTGCCGGAATATTTCGGCGAGCCGCTCCGCAGCTGGGGCAGGCCGGGCAGCAAAACGGTAGAGTTCCTGAAAGCCTACACGACCGACATCGTCACATCCCTGAGGGAATACAAAAGCATCTTCGCATGGGAGTTCGGCAACGAGTTCAACCTGCACGCCGACCTGCCCCAATATGCCCAGCGCCATACCCAGGCCGACCCGCCCGACTGGCGTGACGTTTTCGGGACGGAAGATCCGGACTGGCGGATCAGGGGCAAGGATATCCTTTACGCCTACCGCACGTTCACGCGCATCGTCCGCCGGCTCGATCCCGACCGCAGAATGCTGCTCTCGGGCAACGCGATCCTGCGCGAAACCCAGTACAATCAGTATACCCGCGACCGGATGACAATCGACGACACGAAACAATACCGCAAGATCAGCCGCATACTGAATCCGGGACCGATCGAAACCGTCTCGGAGCACGTATACCAGCACGGCCGCCAGTTTGCCGATCTGGGCAAGGTCTCCCTCGACGAGCAGATCGCCATCGCCGTCGAAACGGCCCGATCGCTGGGCAAGGTATACGTAATGGGCGAGTTCGGGGCGATCCGCGGATCGCGCGAGGAATACGTTCCGTTCTTCGAAGCGTTCCTCAAAGCCGGAGTCCAACTCTCCCTGTTTTGGAATTTCTCGCTGCGAGGCAACATCGAGCAAAGCTGCACGCCGACCGAACGCGGCCCTTACATTTTTGAATTGATCCGCGAATACAAGCAAAAAGACGCGGCCCTGCACGGAGAATAG
- a CDS encoding YncE family protein: MKRRILVALLALLPAFGIVTSCMDYGARAPEKIGADGRGLFITNEGNFMYGNASLSYYDIDSMRVENEVFRRTNTIKLGDVAQSMAIRNGLGYVVVNNSGIIFVIDLDTFELKGMIEGLLSPRYIHFLSDEKAYVTDLYAWHITIINPKTFEITGRIDVKIPGKNQPSTEQMVQYGDFVFTNCWSYDNKILVIDTRTDSVVKYIEVGKQPTSLALDRFGKIWTVTDGGYPGSPYGQEAPGLYRIDAATQRVDRAFMFRFGDRASEVCLNGTRDTLYFIKDHVWRMDVRSESLPEKPFLENMTGNYWYGLTVDPRTSEVYLADALDYVQPGWVFRYSARGGLLDSFQVGIIPGAFCFK, encoded by the coding sequence ATGAAAAGAAGAATCCTTGTCGCGCTATTGGCGTTGCTTCCGGCTTTCGGGATCGTGACGTCCTGCATGGACTACGGGGCTCGGGCTCCCGAAAAGATCGGTGCGGACGGCCGGGGGCTGTTCATTACCAACGAAGGAAATTTCATGTACGGGAACGCTTCGTTGTCCTACTACGACATCGATTCGATGCGGGTGGAGAACGAGGTGTTCCGTCGCACGAATACGATCAAGCTGGGCGATGTGGCCCAGTCGATGGCGATTCGCAACGGGCTGGGGTATGTTGTCGTCAACAATTCGGGCATCATATTCGTCATCGATCTCGATACGTTCGAGCTCAAGGGAATGATCGAGGGACTGCTTTCGCCCCGCTACATCCATTTCCTGAGCGACGAAAAGGCCTATGTGACCGACTTGTACGCTTGGCACATCACGATCATCAATCCGAAAACGTTCGAAATCACCGGCCGCATCGACGTGAAGATTCCGGGCAAGAATCAGCCGTCGACCGAGCAGATGGTGCAGTACGGCGACTTCGTTTTCACGAACTGCTGGTCGTACGATAACAAGATACTGGTCATCGACACGCGCACCGACAGCGTCGTCAAGTACATCGAGGTCGGCAAACAACCCACTTCGCTCGCGCTGGACCGTTTCGGCAAGATATGGACCGTCACCGACGGCGGTTATCCCGGAAGTCCTTACGGACAGGAGGCGCCGGGGCTCTACCGGATCGACGCCGCCACCCAGCGGGTCGATAGGGCTTTCATGTTCCGGTTCGGCGACCGGGCGTCCGAGGTTTGTCTGAACGGCACGCGCGATACGCTGTATTTTATCAAGGATCATGTCTGGCGCATGGACGTCCGCTCCGAATCGCTGCCCGAAAAGCCGTTTCTGGAGAATATGACAGGCAACTACTGGTACGGGCTGACGGTCGATCCCCGGACTTCCGAGGTCTATCTGGCCGATGCGCTCGATTACGTGCAGCCCGGCTGGGTTTTCCGTTACTCGGCCCGGGGCGGGCTGCTCGACAGTTTTCAAGTCGGCATCATCCCCGGGGCTTTCTGTTTTAAATGA
- a CDS encoding TonB-dependent receptor: MNRLYRTALAAALTLTTASLRAANGTVCESPEASEPLSSRTIRLKEAVVTGRRLADIGVTKMNLDSVALRQNVTNSLGDLLSQSTPVFIKSYGRGTMATASFRGTAPSHTQVTWNGMKINSPMLGMVDFSLIPSYFIDEASLYHGAGSVGVSGGGLGGAITLGTKPLGESGAGVHFIQGISSFDTYDEFLRFTYGTRKFESSTRVCYVTSDNDFEYRNYDKYEQIDGQWVYPMERNKNCSYRDFHLLQEFYYQPDERNRFGLAAWVTDSRRGIPMLTVDYKEEGQARSTQDETTLRAVASWDRRGDGLKMGAKAGYIYSYILYRYDGNPDPDSGELQQMIHSHSRINSGYGQFYAEYYPTPKWALTANASVNVHSVSSLDDPDLGGAQPEDTIRLGYDKVRAEVSLLATVKYRPHPRLGLGIDLRGESYGRNLTPLIPAGFVDYTLWPRFGVVLKASVARNYRYPSLNDLYFKPGGNDSLKTEKGYTYEGGMEFRVKEGAFDFGGEVTVYNSHIRDWIVWLPTFKGFWTPLNVKKVHSYGVELRGDLSVKLGRRWALNLNAFWAKTRSINWGDPKEWYDQSIGKQLVYVPEYSSGVTGRLSWRGYELTYRYNYYSERYTTSSNEKGSSLYLLNSYYMNDLGLGKTFRLSVGELSVKLWVYNLFDEEYVSVLSRPMPGRNFGLFIGITPRWDKKRR, encoded by the coding sequence ATGAACCGACTGTATAGGACCGCTCTGGCGGCCGCGCTGACGCTGACGACAGCCTCCCTGAGGGCGGCGAACGGGACCGTCTGCGAGTCTCCCGAGGCGTCCGAGCCTCTTTCCTCGCGCACGATTCGGCTGAAGGAGGCCGTTGTGACCGGGCGGCGTCTGGCCGACATCGGAGTGACGAAGATGAATCTCGATTCGGTGGCGCTGCGGCAGAACGTGACCAACAGTTTGGGCGACCTGCTGTCGCAGAGCACGCCGGTATTCATCAAGTCGTATGGCCGGGGAACGATGGCGACGGCTTCGTTCCGGGGCACGGCTCCCTCGCATACGCAGGTGACGTGGAACGGCATGAAAATCAATTCGCCCATGCTCGGCATGGTCGACTTCTCGCTGATCCCTTCCTATTTCATCGACGAGGCGAGCCTCTATCACGGAGCCGGTTCGGTCGGGGTGTCCGGGGGCGGTTTGGGGGGGGCGATCACGCTGGGGACCAAACCGCTGGGCGAATCGGGAGCCGGCGTGCACTTCATTCAAGGCATCAGCAGTTTCGACACTTACGACGAGTTCCTGCGTTTCACCTACGGCACCCGGAAGTTCGAGTCCTCGACCCGCGTATGCTACGTGACCTCCGACAACGATTTCGAGTATCGCAATTACGATAAGTACGAGCAGATCGACGGGCAATGGGTCTATCCGATGGAGCGGAACAAGAACTGCTCGTACCGCGATTTTCACTTGTTGCAGGAGTTTTACTATCAGCCCGACGAGCGGAATCGCTTCGGGCTGGCGGCCTGGGTCACCGATTCGCGGCGCGGCATCCCGATGCTGACGGTGGACTACAAGGAGGAGGGACAGGCCCGCTCGACGCAGGACGAGACGACGCTGCGTGCGGTCGCCTCGTGGGACCGTCGCGGCGACGGGCTGAAAATGGGCGCCAAGGCCGGCTATATCTATTCCTACATCTTGTATCGTTACGACGGGAATCCCGATCCCGACAGCGGCGAGCTGCAGCAGATGATCCACTCGCACAGCCGGATCAACTCCGGCTACGGGCAGTTCTATGCCGAGTATTATCCTACGCCGAAGTGGGCGTTGACGGCCAATGCGTCGGTCAATGTCCATTCGGTGAGCAGCCTGGACGACCCCGATCTGGGCGGGGCGCAGCCCGAGGATACGATCCGGCTCGGCTATGACAAGGTAAGGGCCGAAGTGTCGCTGCTCGCTACGGTGAAGTACCGGCCTCATCCGCGTCTGGGGCTGGGTATCGACCTGCGCGGCGAGAGTTACGGACGGAACCTGACGCCGCTGATTCCGGCCGGGTTCGTCGATTATACGCTGTGGCCCCGGTTCGGCGTCGTGCTCAAGGCTTCCGTCGCTCGCAATTACCGCTATCCGTCGCTGAACGACCTTTATTTCAAGCCGGGCGGCAACGATTCGCTGAAAACCGAAAAGGGATATACCTACGAAGGGGGCATGGAGTTCCGCGTGAAGGAGGGAGCATTCGATTTCGGCGGCGAGGTTACCGTCTACAATTCGCATATACGCGACTGGATCGTCTGGCTGCCGACATTCAAAGGATTCTGGACGCCGCTCAACGTCAAGAAGGTGCACAGCTACGGCGTCGAGCTCCGGGGCGACTTGTCCGTGAAGCTGGGACGCCGCTGGGCATTGAACCTGAACGCTTTCTGGGCCAAGACCCGCTCGATCAACTGGGGCGATCCGAAAGAGTGGTACGACCAGTCGATCGGCAAGCAGCTCGTTTATGTCCCCGAATATTCCTCGGGCGTTACCGGAAGGCTTTCGTGGCGCGGATACGAGCTGACCTACCGGTACAACTATTACAGCGAGCGCTATACGACATCGAGCAACGAGAAAGGATCCAGTCTCTATTTGCTCAATTCTTACTACATGAACGATCTGGGTCTTGGCAAGACGTTCCGTCTGAGCGTGGGCGAGCTGTCCGTCAAACTGTGGGTCTACAACCTGTTCGACGAGGAGTACGTTTCGGTGCTTTCCCGGCCGATGCCCGGCCGCAATTTCGGTCTGTTCATAGGCATCACGCCGCGCTGGGACAAGAAAAGGCGTTAG
- a CDS encoding Ig-like domain-containing protein: MNKILTALTLMLAAGLAGCSKDDGANVPITGISITETKTVQIGQTVQLTVTVMPENATEKPDFAWSSSDSGVATVDDSGNVTAHSTGDAIITVRLRSNEAVQATCTVTGSEETAEYDPDEVVEFEDSKFQALTLYYDKNNDGKLQAWEAALVTELELSGQSIKSLQGIEYFTELESLNCTSNLLTSLDVTNNRKLRALWCKSNQIVSLDVTPLRDLQILNCESNRLTSLDVSQNTELVHLLCGMNNGAMTDDDGITKIDVSNNPKLETLSVYYLNISELDVTNNPSLKKLDFGMCCHTRWGDLTPIEHIDLSRNPELEELNCASSNYPGFGLDELDVSNNPKLKRLTTYGNPKLGSLDLSRNPELKTLNCCHNSLSALDVTKCPKIDTLYCAYNEIGTLDLTQSAELVWINCQNNRIDKLDVSNTKIGYLMASDNRIASVNMGDKTFDTPSPSGSGYEDAGLPYLYINLNNNQLTDIDLSKQKYLYWLEISGNRLTSLDLTGCSKVGGVLCGDNSLTSLVLDGCTRLWELRFANNGLSGELDLSPFSLTRIASEGNRLETIYVPQDFDPDATYFMGGVGTLPCYTKDAETDWVKK; the protein is encoded by the coding sequence ATGAATAAAATCCTTACTGCATTGACACTCATGCTCGCGGCAGGTCTCGCGGGCTGTTCAAAAGACGACGGGGCGAACGTTCCGATCACGGGTATCTCGATCACCGAGACGAAAACCGTACAGATCGGACAGACGGTGCAACTGACCGTCACGGTTATGCCCGAAAACGCGACGGAAAAGCCGGACTTCGCATGGAGCAGCTCCGATTCCGGAGTGGCGACCGTCGACGACTCGGGCAACGTAACGGCGCATAGCACGGGCGACGCCATCATCACGGTCCGGCTCCGCAGCAACGAAGCCGTCCAGGCGACGTGCACGGTAACGGGTTCCGAGGAAACGGCCGAGTACGATCCCGACGAAGTAGTCGAATTCGAGGACTCCAAGTTCCAAGCCCTTACCCTGTATTACGACAAGAACAACGACGGAAAACTGCAGGCATGGGAAGCCGCGCTGGTCACCGAGCTGGAACTGAGCGGCCAGTCGATCAAATCGCTCCAGGGCATCGAATATTTTACGGAGCTCGAAAGTCTCAATTGCACGAGCAACCTGCTCACGTCGCTCGACGTGACGAACAACCGGAAACTCCGGGCCCTCTGGTGCAAATCGAACCAGATCGTATCGCTCGACGTGACTCCGCTACGCGATCTGCAGATACTCAACTGCGAGAGCAACCGCCTCACGTCGCTCGACGTATCGCAGAACACGGAACTGGTCCACTTGCTGTGCGGCATGAACAACGGCGCCATGACCGACGACGACGGCATTACGAAAATCGACGTATCGAACAATCCGAAGCTCGAAACGCTCAGCGTCTACTACCTGAATATCAGCGAACTCGACGTGACGAACAACCCGAGTCTCAAGAAACTCGATTTCGGCATGTGCTGCCATACGCGCTGGGGAGACCTGACTCCGATCGAGCATATCGATCTGAGCCGTAATCCCGAACTGGAGGAACTGAACTGCGCGAGCAGCAACTATCCCGGCTTCGGCCTCGACGAGCTCGACGTGTCGAACAACCCGAAACTCAAACGGCTGACCACATACGGAAACCCGAAGCTCGGATCGCTCGACCTGAGCCGGAATCCCGAACTGAAGACACTCAACTGCTGCCATAACTCGCTGTCGGCACTCGACGTGACGAAATGCCCGAAGATCGACACGCTCTACTGCGCCTACAACGAAATCGGCACGCTCGACCTGACACAAAGCGCCGAGCTGGTATGGATCAACTGTCAGAACAACCGGATCGACAAGCTCGACGTGAGCAATACGAAGATCGGCTACCTGATGGCGTCCGACAACCGGATCGCTTCGGTCAACATGGGCGACAAGACGTTCGACACGCCGAGCCCTTCCGGAAGCGGCTACGAGGACGCAGGACTGCCCTATCTCTATATCAATCTGAACAACAATCAGCTGACGGACATCGACCTGTCGAAACAAAAATATCTCTATTGGCTGGAAATCAGCGGCAACCGACTGACGTCGCTCGACCTGACCGGTTGCTCGAAAGTGGGCGGCGTGCTGTGCGGCGACAACAGCTTGACAAGCCTCGTGCTCGACGGATGCACGCGGCTGTGGGAACTGCGCTTCGCCAATAACGGGCTGAGCGGAGAACTGGACCTGTCGCCGTTCTCGCTGACGAGAATCGCATCCGAAGGCAACCGGCTCGAAACGATCTATGTTCCGCAGGACTTCGATCCGGACGCGACCTATTTCATGGGCGGAGTCGGAACGCTGCCCTGCTACACGAAAGACGCGGAAACGGACTGGGTCAAGAAATAG
- a CDS encoding DUF5074 domain-containing protein, with translation MMKKLLFCFLAAALVLTSCSKDDSLPLPEVSKVEIIGATEGQMKITTGQTVGFSVECENVAIDRYEWIVNEKIESESVRFDFTPAQRGTYDISVNLYNADGGVTTKQIGELQVVDPAPVIASISCNDEALSDPVEVAVGTAVKLTVEVSNVEVASYVWTIDGDTVETATGATLDIPVSDRSGSLAVTVSAVNLDGIASEDSAFTVNFNGPYKNGLWIFGSTAGGLGFFDPSGEGTFYEDNLYTTVNGESTGSTNGINDLSIYDNKLYILIPNNQSNRSAVIACDAQTLKKEKIITAEGFDPATLQSSSEIYNLQVIDTSKFYVLYNSSNANNQTGIGVLKVAPDGMNTFTTIDATYGAVGVDGPCYSHMVKNGKYIMVGNGNKIAVIDTETDQVIRTIDVDEDRQVCDVVKGRDGKFYAVVAGKIDKTANPFWMWGTTATSSASVLTIDPQTYATTERTLAIEGLPMVSVGNGLYGCMACASATSDELFIKQEGYSATQIYRYDCQTGKTSVFATTSRSLAKYMTATPDGLLYVPTTDFYHVYTEVYRISDGTRMTGVESRIGKVAGDGGIVSTYSFAE, from the coding sequence ATGATGAAAAAGCTACTGTTCTGTTTTCTGGCCGCAGCGCTCGTGCTGACGTCGTGCTCGAAGGACGACTCGCTGCCGCTGCCCGAAGTCTCGAAGGTCGAGATCATCGGCGCGACCGAAGGCCAAATGAAAATCACGACGGGCCAGACCGTCGGCTTCTCGGTCGAGTGCGAAAACGTCGCGATCGACCGCTACGAATGGATCGTCAACGAAAAAATCGAAAGCGAAAGCGTTAGGTTCGACTTCACGCCTGCGCAGCGCGGCACGTACGATATTTCGGTCAATCTTTACAACGCCGACGGCGGAGTCACGACCAAACAGATCGGAGAGTTGCAGGTAGTCGATCCGGCTCCCGTCATCGCGTCGATCTCCTGCAACGACGAAGCGCTGAGCGACCCGGTCGAGGTGGCCGTGGGAACGGCTGTCAAGCTGACCGTCGAGGTATCGAACGTCGAAGTAGCGAGCTACGTATGGACGATCGACGGCGACACGGTCGAGACCGCTACCGGCGCGACGCTGGACATTCCGGTCTCCGACCGGAGCGGATCGCTGGCCGTTACCGTTTCGGCCGTCAATCTGGACGGGATCGCGTCGGAAGACTCGGCGTTTACGGTCAATTTCAACGGTCCCTACAAGAACGGGTTATGGATATTCGGCTCGACTGCCGGCGGACTGGGCTTTTTCGATCCGAGCGGCGAGGGAACGTTCTACGAGGATAACCTGTATACGACCGTCAACGGCGAAAGTACGGGCAGCACGAACGGAATCAACGACCTGAGCATTTACGACAACAAGCTCTATATCCTGATTCCGAATAACCAGTCCAACCGTTCGGCCGTCATCGCCTGCGACGCCCAGACGCTCAAGAAGGAAAAAATCATTACGGCCGAGGGCTTCGATCCCGCCACGCTTCAGTCCTCATCGGAAATCTACAATCTGCAGGTAATCGACACCAGCAAGTTCTATGTACTGTATAATTCAAGCAACGCCAATAACCAGACCGGCATCGGCGTGCTGAAGGTCGCTCCGGACGGAATGAATACGTTCACGACGATCGACGCCACATACGGTGCGGTCGGCGTCGACGGCCCGTGCTACTCGCACATGGTCAAGAACGGGAAATACATCATGGTCGGCAACGGTAACAAGATCGCGGTGATCGACACCGAAACCGACCAGGTAATCCGGACGATCGACGTGGACGAGGACCGTCAGGTCTGCGACGTCGTGAAGGGCCGCGACGGCAAATTCTACGCCGTAGTGGCGGGAAAAATCGACAAGACGGCAAATCCGTTCTGGATGTGGGGAACGACAGCCACTTCCTCCGCGTCGGTACTGACGATCGATCCGCAGACCTATGCGACGACCGAGCGGACGTTGGCGATAGAGGGGCTTCCGATGGTCAGCGTGGGCAACGGCCTGTACGGCTGCATGGCATGCGCCTCGGCGACAAGCGACGAGCTGTTCATCAAACAAGAGGGATATTCGGCCACCCAGATTTACCGGTACGACTGCCAAACAGGCAAAACGAGCGTTTTCGCCACGACGAGCCGATCGCTGGCCAAATACATGACCGCCACTCCCGATGGCCTGCTCTACGTTCCTACGACGGATTTCTATCACGTCTATACGGAAGTATACCGTATAAGCGACGGTACCCGAATGACCGGCGTCGAGTCCCGAATCGGCAAAGTCGCAGGCGATGGCGGCATCGTTTCGACCTACTCCTTCGCCGAATAA
- a CDS encoding peroxiredoxin, with product MENQTHSVPRIGEKAPAFTASTTQGPIRFPDDFKGKWVLLFSHPADFTPVCTSEFMTFGAMSRDFERLGCQLIGLSVDSLSSHLAWLHTIRERIEFNGMKNVDVRFPLIDDVSMHVATLYGMIHPGESGTKAVRAVFFIDPDAVIRAIIYYPLALGRNFDELRRVLVGLQTIDRFHVSLPADWRPGDEVVVPSPGTMDALDRQEEHPADGVTCHDWFFCTRKLTEEEQQEMAIG from the coding sequence ATGGAAAATCAAACGCACTCCGTGCCGAGAATCGGGGAGAAAGCCCCCGCCTTCACGGCTTCGACAACGCAGGGGCCGATCCGGTTCCCCGACGATTTCAAGGGCAAATGGGTCCTTCTTTTCAGCCATCCGGCCGATTTCACGCCGGTCTGCACGTCCGAGTTCATGACTTTCGGGGCGATGTCCCGCGATTTCGAAAGGCTCGGATGCCAATTGATCGGTTTGTCGGTCGACAGCCTCTCGAGCCATCTGGCATGGCTTCATACGATTCGCGAGCGGATCGAGTTCAACGGCATGAAAAACGTCGACGTGCGCTTCCCGCTGATCGACGACGTTTCGATGCACGTCGCTACGCTGTACGGTATGATTCATCCCGGCGAGAGCGGGACGAAAGCCGTCCGTGCCGTATTCTTTATCGATCCCGACGCGGTCATCCGTGCGATCATCTATTATCCGCTGGCGCTCGGACGCAATTTCGACGAGCTCAGACGAGTGCTCGTCGGGCTTCAGACGATCGATCGTTTCCATGTTTCGCTGCCGGCCGACTGGCGGCCCGGCGACGAGGTCGTCGTACCGTCGCCCGGTACGATGGATGCTCTGGACCGTCAGGAAGAGCATCCGGCCGATGGCGTGACGTGCCACGACTGGTTCTTCTGTACGCGCAAGCTGACCGAGGAAGAGCAGCAGGAAATGGCGATCGGCTGA